A region from the Manihot esculenta cultivar AM560-2 chromosome 13, M.esculenta_v8, whole genome shotgun sequence genome encodes:
- the LOC110629051 gene encoding wound-induced basic protein — translation MIYDVNSPLFRSFLSQKGGSSDKRKMEEQKPKEQKPKASENKPVMTE, via the exons ATGATCTACGACGTCAACTCTCCTCTCTTCCGTTCCTTCCTCAGCCAGAAGGGTGGCTCTTCTGATAAGAG GAAAATGGAGGAACAGAAGCCCAAGGAGCAAAAACCCAAAGCAAGTGAGAATAAGCCTGTAATGACAGAGTAA